gaaaagaaaagaaaaaaaagaaaaaattgttaACCCACACTACCGGTGGTGTGGAAACTTTCAGATATATGGAAGGATAGGAACTCCTAAAGCACGAGAGTTTATTATACAGGGAGAGAAAAAGGAGAAGGAAACGAATACGAAAAACAGAACGAGTCGCCAGGTCGATTGACaaaaactgaaaagaaaaaaaaagtcattttttttcatttcatcctGAAACCCTAGATCTGTTTCGTGGATGAGTTTCTGATTCACATTTTAAAAATTCGGGGATTTGGATCTTCAAATCTTTCCCATCTCTTAAATTGGGGGATCTCTAAATAGAAAACTCTCGATCCACTGGATCAGAGATGCCGGTGTCTGCTTCAGCTATCTATTTCTTAAATCTTCGTGGAGACGTTCTTATCAATCGTTTATACCGTGATGATGTCGGGTAATTTCTCCCAATTTGAATTTAATAGTTTTGTTTACATTACATAAGAGTTTCCTTACATATATAATCGTGGTAACAATTGATTATCTGGATAAGCTAGGTAGTGTGTTTCAAATGCTTAAAATTAGCTCAAAAAACCTTGAGAGTCAAATTTTAACTAAAATGTTTTTATGTATAACGTTGCCCGTAAAAGTTAAGTTACATTTCGGCTTGAGATATCAAGAATTGTTGCGTTCTTAATGACCATCATAGAGGGGTAGTGGATTTTAATGGTTATGAGTTTTTTGTAGATTGGTTGCTTTCAAATATTTACTCAACAGCTTCTCAGTGGCTGGATGAGCTTTAGGTATGCAAGCTTATTGAATTGTAGATATGGGAGCTTATTGTGCTCAACACTGAGAAATGTATTTACATGAAGTTGTGTCATCATCCCAAGGGGATTCATTTTTTTATTCTACAGTTATTGGAGTAAATGAAGTCCAGATAGTAGTTGTTCTGGTAGTTTGACTCTCTTGATAATATTGTATGAGTGGACTTCGTGTTGTTACTTTTGTAATCTAACCAAAGTTGTGGAGCCTCTTAGGTGTAACCGTGTAAGTAACTATATGACACAACATAAGTTTAAATATAAATGCAGAAATTGGAATCTAAAGGCTAGCTTTCACTCATGTGCACAAGAACTTTACTTGGATTTCCTTGCTCTGAATTCTATAATTAATAGGAgccattattttccttgatacatGTGGATTTTATGAGTTTGTGCTGTGCTAAATAATCTATCCCCGGGTACCTGCAAAATGCTTGTCACTGTACTCTGAAATCGTAATGCGTTAGTCGACATACTTGTCCCTGTGGCTGGCTGAATCAAGTTATCTTCTGCTTAACTCTGTTTTCTGGTACTTACATGCTTTGATTCATGTTCATCCCATCTTTTGTATCAGTGGAAATATGGTGGATGCATTCCGCACGCATATAATGCAGACAAAGGAGCTTGGTACATGCCCTGTTCGGCAGATCGGGGGTTGCTCTTTCTTTTACATGAGAATCAGCAATGTGTACATTGTGATTGTCGTCAGCAGTAATGCAAATGTTGCTTGTGCATTCAAGTTCGTTGTTGAGGTAAATAGCATATATTCCTGGTTGTATGCTGTATAGTAGTGTTGTGTTCGTCGTTGAATTGCGCAGAGCTTTTTATGACAGCGGTGTTGTGATCTGACTGTTATTAACGTGACAACTTAGTCATTTTTCAATGAAAGGAATTTTTGTTTGAAAGACTAAACTTGGAAAGCCAGTTAGGTAGGTTATTGGTTACATCAAGAATGTTCCATGCTTGATATAATGGGTGTAGAATGTAGAGTCAAGTATAATACGTGCATTCCATGTACCATAGGCAATTTCCATCCTTTGCAGCTGGAATACCTAGCCAAGGCAGAATATCCATGATACAGATATACACTCACTTATAAACACTCGACGACCAGATTAACGAACTATATTCCTCAAATCTAATTATAGGAGACATAGATGTCTGTCAGTCTCCAAAGCTGGTATAAGCTGTCAGAAAATCAATTCCCCCGAAACATGTTCATGAATTTGCATTTCTTGTGAAGATTTGGAAGAGTAAGACTACAAGAACTTGTGCATTTGTATTACTTTTAGTCACCTTATATTGTAGATGTCCATCGGTCTATGAGGCTTTTCCAGACCCACTAAAAACTGATAAATTGGGTGCAAGATGTATGATAACGGGTGTATCGTCACATGTTAATGCCATACCTTGTATATTCTTTTTGATATGTCTGGTCATATCTTGCGTCTTCTTTACTAGCTATTTTGAATGCTGTTGTTTTTGGATGCAGGCTGTTGCGCTGTTCAAATCCTATTTTGGTGGTGCTTTTGATGAAGATGCCATTCGTAATAACTTCGTTCTGATATATGAGCTTTTAGATGGTATTCATTCTGACCCACATATTTTCGTTTGAGCGAACATGCTATATTATAATTTTACCTTTTGATCCAAGATCTCTCTGTAATTTAGATACGGTTTCGCGCttcgttttgttttgtttttgtttttgcctGTGCAAGATATATTATATTCGTGTATTATGCTTTTGTGCTAACAATTTTGTTTGTACAACCAATAATAATGAAACGGGTAATTGTTTCTTGTCAAGATATGCTTCAACTTGCCAAACAGATATATATCCTGCTGATTGCTATTTCTTGAATGGTTAAGTCCATGTATCATTGATTCCTATTCCTTATTCAATTTGTAGAAATCATGGACTTTGGCTACCCCCAAAACCTTTCTCCTGAAATTCTGAAGCTGTACATCACTCAGGAAGGAGTCCGGTCACCATTCTCATCCAAGGTTAGACTCGATTGCTTCATACTTGAACAAAGTTCAGTTCATAGAGTTTTTGTTATATTCAATGTGTTTCTCTAACcatttttcattaaaaattaTTAGCCTACAGATAAACCAGTCCCAAATGCAACTCTACAAGTTACAGGTGCTGTTGGCTGGCGAAGAGAAGGCCTCGTGTATAAGAAAAACGAGGCAAGTTGACTAACTCATTTTTTTATGAATCTAATGAAACCCAAGTTTTGACAGTCAGTCAATACAGGTGTTTTTGGATATCGTGGAAAGTGTGAATCTTCTTATGTCCTCGAAAGGTATGGAATATTCTGCTCCCGTGTTAATTATTGTCTACACAGCTATCTGTTCTTGTTCTCTGATTCCTGAATAACATTTCTGTCATTATAGGCAGTGTTTTGCGTTGCGACGTGACTGGGAAAATTCTCATGAAATGCTTCCTCTCTGGTATGCCTGACCTGAAGTTGGGCTTGAATGATAAAATCGGACTTGAAAAAGAATCACAGCTTAAATCCCGGCCTACCAAAAGGTACCTTCTGAGggcaatcatctcttgcaaatGCTCTTGCAAGCATTTAAATTTCTAACATTTTCTTAGGTTATGTTTTTCCAAGTTCCCCTCTGATTTCCTTATGAAATTGAAACTTCAAAGCAATTCGTCTGTCTAACATTTTCCTTTGAAGATTTCACTGATAAATCATACATCCTTTGA
The nucleotide sequence above comes from Papaver somniferum cultivar HN1 chromosome 8, ASM357369v1, whole genome shotgun sequence. Encoded proteins:
- the LOC113302031 gene encoding AP-2 complex subunit mu; the protein is MPVSASAIYFLNLRGDVLINRLYRDDVGGNMVDAFRTHIMQTKELGTCPVRQIGGCSFFYMRISNVYIVIVVSSNANVACAFKFVVEAVALFKSYFGGAFDEDAIRNNFVLIYELLDEIMDFGYPQNLSPEILKLYITQEGVRSPFSSKPTDKPVPNATLQVTGAVGWRREGLVYKKNEVFLDIVESVNLLMSSKGSVLRCDVTGKILMKCFLSGMPDLKLGLNDKIGLEKESQLKSRPTKSGKTIELDDVTFHQCVNLTRFNSEKTVSFVPPDGEFELMKYRITEGVNLPFRVLPTIKELGRTRMEVNVKVKSVFGAKMFALGVVIKIPVPKQTAKTSFQVTTGRAKYNASIDCLVWKIRKFPGQTEPTLSAEVELISTMAEKKSWTRPPIQMEFQVPMFTASGLRVRFLKVWEKSGYNTVEWVRYITKAGSYEIRC